Proteins from a single region of Myxococcota bacterium:
- a CDS encoding chemotaxis protein CheW, whose product AMPLRELLRLERVEKPQVEWVGSRRFLKHRGRTIPLVRLEDVLPVRGGGEEADEFFVLIPRLEGLEAGIIATRIVDTLESDAQPDRSQLNAPGLAGSAIIEDRLTLFLDAPRLLEAAGIERTNPT is encoded by the coding sequence TCGCGATGCCGCTGCGCGAGCTCCTGCGGCTCGAGCGCGTCGAGAAGCCGCAGGTCGAGTGGGTCGGCTCGCGCCGCTTCCTGAAACACCGCGGGCGCACGATCCCGCTGGTGCGGCTCGAGGACGTGCTGCCCGTGCGCGGCGGCGGCGAGGAGGCCGACGAGTTCTTCGTGCTGATCCCGCGCCTCGAGGGACTCGAGGCCGGCATCATCGCCACGCGCATCGTCGACACGCTCGAGTCCGACGCGCAGCCCGACCGCTCGCAGCTCAACGCGCCGGGCCTCGCGGGCTCCGCCATCATCGAAGACCGACTCACTCTGTTCCTCGACGCGCCGCGCCTGCTAGAGGCGGCGGGCATCGAGAGGACGAACCCGACATGA